A single region of the Manihot esculenta cultivar AM560-2 chromosome 12, M.esculenta_v8, whole genome shotgun sequence genome encodes:
- the LOC110627528 gene encoding LRR receptor-like serine/threonine-protein kinase RGI2, producing the protein MKQEQNPEVKMVECLPPSLFQLQNLTKLLLIANDIFGSIPPEVGNCVSLIRLRLVNNRISGEISKEIGLLKNLSFLDLSENHIGGTLPAEIGNCNELQMLNLSNNTLRGTLPSSLSSLTRLEVLDLSVNQFVGEIPSGFGKLSSLNRLILNKNSLFRAIPSSLGHCLSLQLLDLSSNALSGMIPVELFDIEGLDIALNLSCNALTGTIPPQISALNKLSILDLSHNDSCFIYAGRDRALCFLEFLVMRLEGLWRVLVRV; encoded by the exons ATGAAGCAAGAACAGAACCCCGAGGTGAAGATGGTGGAGTG CTTACCTCCAAGCCTGTTTCAGCTTCAGAACCTGACGAAGCTTCTCTTAATTGCTAACGACATTTTCGGTTCGATTCCTCCTGAGGTGGGAAACTGTGTCTCTCTTATTCGTCTTCGGCTTGTTAATAACAGAATCAGTGGAGAAATTTCAAAAGAAATCGGGCTCCTGAAAAACCTCAGTTTCCTCGACTTGTCTGAAAACCATATTGGTGGAACGCTGCCAGCAGAAATTGGCAATTGCAATGAGCTGCAGATGCTGAACTTAAGCAACAATACCCTTCGAGGCACTCTGCCTAGCTCTTTATCTTCTTTGACAAGGCTTGAGGTATTGGATCTTTCTGTAAATCAATTTGTGGGTGAAATTCCAAGTGGTTTTGGCAAACTTAGTTCACTCAACAGACTCATCCTCAACAAGAACTCTCTGTTTAGAGCAATCCCTTCCTCTCTTGGCCATTGTTTGAGCCTTCAACTTCTTGATCTTAGTAGCAATGCACTATCTGGCATGATCCCAGTGGAACTTTTTGATATTGAAGGTCTTGATATTGCTTTGAATTTGAGTTGTAATGCACTCACTGGGACGATTCCACCCCAGATTTCTGCTCTGAACAAATTATCCATTCTTGATCTCTCACACAATGATTCTTGTTTTATCTACGCTGGCAGGGACAGAGCACTTTGTTTCCTAGAATTTTTGGTCATGAGGCTGGAGG GATTGTGGAGAGTGTTGGTGAGGGTGTGA